One stretch of Qipengyuania gelatinilytica DNA includes these proteins:
- a CDS encoding lytic transglycosylase domain-containing protein produces the protein MIRTHPALVTGLICTALAAFPAKADVMEIDGDGARWKAGGGTALPAAQSVNAAFAAPVEEVPAEIFVPDIVVADPVAHASGVPEIYRAKVAELSAKYDLSESLIEAMVWQESRWRHDAVSPVGAQGLAQLMPGTARDLGVDPKDPFANLEGGARYLREQLDRFDGDLEKALAAYNAGPGRVERADGIPRIRETQNYVASIMGRLADHSRE, from the coding sequence ATGATTCGCACACACCCGGCGTTGGTGACGGGATTGATTTGCACCGCGCTGGCCGCCTTCCCGGCGAAGGCGGATGTAATGGAGATCGATGGTGACGGTGCACGCTGGAAAGCCGGCGGGGGCACTGCCTTACCTGCTGCGCAAAGCGTGAACGCCGCATTTGCCGCGCCTGTCGAAGAGGTGCCGGCAGAGATTTTCGTGCCGGATATCGTCGTTGCCGACCCTGTCGCCCATGCCAGCGGGGTCCCGGAAATTTACCGCGCCAAGGTGGCCGAGCTGTCGGCCAAGTACGACCTCAGCGAATCGCTGATCGAAGCGATGGTCTGGCAGGAAAGCCGCTGGCGGCACGATGCCGTGTCGCCCGTCGGCGCGCAGGGCCTTGCGCAATTGATGCCCGGCACCGCGCGCGATCTCGGTGTCGATCCCAAGGATCCCTTCGCAAACCTCGAAGGCGGCGCACGCTATCTTCGCGAGCAGCTTGACCGGTTCGACGGCGATTTGGAGAAAGCCCTTGCCGCTTATAATGCCGGGCCGGGACGGGTCGAACGTGCCGACGGCATTCCGCGCATTCGCGAAACCCAGAATTATGTCGCCTCGATCATGGGGCGGCTTGCAGATCACTCACGGGAGTAG
- a CDS encoding TonB-dependent receptor domain-containing protein, with the protein MSTGKQLAGLLLLSTALTFPAAAIAQSTGAEGPPPTEEEVPDQELTDDVETANETVPGDVVEEEQAEPDISIPGGTIVVTGRRTRDVTRASPQVVTVLDTASIARTGEGDIAGALGRVTGLSQQGNGLVYVRGLGDRYSLALLNGLPLPSPQPLSRVVPLDIFPTSVVASSLVQKTYSANFPGEFGGGVINLTTRAIPTESFLTVSGSLSGDSETTFGPGYTYFGGNWDWTGFDQGRRDVGNYGALQGFFDSGARINDDGVDTRAILQDLNDPNLYLVQKIGDIPANFSAGVTAGTSFDVGSDGLLGIIATGSISNKWRNRFITKQTAVNADLDLDTDFNEFVTDNRVLVNSLLGFGLKLGEHKFRFTNLYIHDTLKRASLEQGIDFQDDDEELIQDTSWFERQLFNSQFVGELESGDLSVDLRGGYAQTKREAPFEWTFEYVRTNNANDPFGDVYLNTLDPQRGGAIVSFSDLKEDLWYGGIDVGYFVTDGLNATVGYAYTDTDRFSTRREFDIRASSGFPDAFGAFRPDNLLGDALIDFAFDPDAQAEGGIGPYNLTIFETTQSDPAFAAALEIHAAYGKVNIRPFDTLSIDVGVRYEDAVQSVEAVEVFAEPLGSTSGTLLENDYWLPGGTLTWELTDSLQFRASASKTIARPQFRELIFQTYFDPETNRQFNGNPRLVDSELTNYEARLEYYIGGGSRASVAGFYKEIENPIEVFTSFSDNEIISGFANAPSAELYGGEAELQYNFDLMDLGGWFDSQQLVLIANYTYTQSEIKVGPDDIASVFPFADQPATNFFDNGVPLTGQSDHLVNLQLGLEDLDRLSQFTVLLKYASERVTSRGAGPLPDIIEEPGLTLDFVVRQGFEVFGDKELELKFEARNLTGRDHEEFQTNGTNRIDINSYDVGRSISLGASIKF; encoded by the coding sequence ATGTCCACTGGCAAGCAGCTTGCAGGGCTGCTCCTGCTCTCCACCGCCCTGACCTTTCCCGCTGCCGCCATTGCGCAGAGCACCGGGGCAGAGGGGCCGCCGCCGACCGAAGAGGAAGTTCCCGATCAGGAACTGACCGATGACGTCGAAACGGCCAACGAAACCGTTCCCGGCGATGTCGTGGAAGAAGAGCAGGCCGAACCGGATATCTCGATCCCCGGCGGCACCATCGTCGTCACCGGACGCCGCACTCGAGATGTGACGCGCGCCTCGCCGCAGGTCGTCACGGTGCTCGACACGGCCAGCATCGCCCGTACGGGCGAAGGCGACATTGCCGGCGCGCTTGGCCGCGTCACCGGCCTTTCGCAGCAGGGCAACGGCCTCGTCTATGTCCGCGGCCTCGGCGATCGCTATTCGCTGGCGCTCCTCAACGGCCTGCCGCTTCCCTCGCCGCAGCCGCTCAGCCGCGTCGTGCCGCTCGACATCTTCCCGACCAGCGTGGTCGCATCGAGCCTCGTGCAGAAAACCTATTCGGCCAACTTCCCGGGCGAATTCGGCGGTGGTGTTATCAACCTCACCACCCGTGCGATCCCGACCGAAAGTTTCCTGACCGTCAGCGGCTCGCTCTCGGGCGACAGCGAGACCACCTTCGGCCCGGGCTATACCTATTTCGGCGGCAACTGGGACTGGACCGGTTTCGACCAGGGCCGCCGCGACGTCGGCAATTACGGTGCGCTGCAGGGCTTCTTCGACAGCGGCGCGCGCATCAATGACGATGGCGTCGACACGCGCGCCATCCTGCAGGACCTGAACGACCCGAACCTCTACCTCGTGCAGAAGATCGGCGACATTCCGGCGAACTTTAGCGCCGGCGTGACCGCAGGAACCTCGTTCGACGTGGGCTCCGACGGGCTGCTTGGCATCATCGCCACCGGATCGATCAGCAACAAGTGGCGCAACCGCTTCATCACGAAGCAGACCGCCGTGAACGCCGACCTCGATCTCGACACCGATTTCAACGAATTCGTCACCGACAACCGCGTGCTGGTCAACAGCCTGCTCGGCTTCGGTCTCAAACTTGGCGAACACAAGTTCCGCTTCACCAACCTCTACATCCACGACACGCTCAAGCGCGCGTCGCTCGAACAGGGCATCGACTTCCAGGATGACGATGAGGAACTGATCCAGGATACCTCCTGGTTCGAACGCCAGCTGTTCAACAGCCAGTTCGTCGGCGAGCTCGAATCCGGCGATCTGTCGGTGGACCTTCGCGGTGGCTATGCGCAGACCAAGCGCGAAGCACCGTTCGAATGGACCTTCGAATACGTCCGCACCAACAACGCCAACGATCCGTTCGGCGATGTCTACCTCAACACGCTCGACCCGCAGCGTGGCGGCGCGATCGTCTCCTTCTCGGACCTCAAGGAAGATCTGTGGTACGGCGGGATCGACGTTGGCTATTTCGTCACCGACGGGCTCAATGCCACCGTCGGCTATGCCTATACCGACACGGACCGCTTCTCGACCCGCCGCGAATTCGACATTCGCGCTTCATCGGGCTTCCCCGATGCCTTCGGCGCGTTCCGTCCGGACAACCTTCTCGGCGATGCGCTGATCGACTTCGCATTCGATCCCGACGCGCAAGCGGAAGGCGGCATCGGTCCCTACAACCTGACCATCTTCGAAACCACGCAGTCGGACCCCGCTTTTGCCGCGGCGCTGGAAATCCATGCCGCTTACGGCAAGGTCAACATCCGCCCCTTCGACACGCTCTCCATCGATGTCGGCGTGCGTTACGAAGATGCGGTCCAGTCGGTCGAGGCTGTCGAGGTCTTCGCAGAACCCCTCGGCTCGACCAGCGGCACGCTGCTCGAGAACGATTACTGGCTGCCGGGCGGCACGCTGACCTGGGAGCTGACCGACAGCCTCCAGTTCCGCGCCAGCGCCTCAAAGACCATCGCTCGCCCGCAGTTCCGCGAGCTGATCTTCCAGACCTATTTCGATCCGGAGACCAACCGTCAGTTCAATGGCAACCCGCGTCTCGTCGACAGCGAGCTGACGAACTACGAAGCGCGCCTCGAATACTACATCGGCGGCGGCAGCCGTGCGAGCGTGGCCGGTTTCTACAAGGAAATCGAAAACCCGATCGAGGTCTTCACCAGCTTCTCGGACAACGAGATTATCAGCGGCTTCGCCAATGCCCCGAGCGCAGAGCTGTACGGCGGCGAGGCAGAGCTGCAGTACAATTTCGATCTCATGGACCTTGGCGGCTGGTTCGACAGCCAGCAGCTCGTGCTGATCGCGAACTACACCTATACCCAGTCGGAAATCAAAGTCGGACCTGACGACATCGCCAGCGTCTTCCCCTTTGCCGACCAGCCGGCAACCAACTTCTTCGATAACGGCGTTCCGCTTACCGGACAGTCGGACCACCTCGTGAACCTCCAGCTCGGCCTCGAAGATCTCGACCGCCTGAGCCAGTTCACCGTGCTGCTCAAATACGCCAGCGAGCGTGTGACCAGCCGAGGCGCAGGCCCCCTGCCCGACATCATCGAGGAACCCGGCCTCACGCTCGACTTCGTGGTCCGCCAGGGCTTCGAGGTGTTCGGTGACAAGGAACTGGAACTGAAATTCGAGGCGCGCAACCTGACCGGCCGCGACCACGAGGAATTCCAGACCAACGGCACCAACCGGATCGACATCAACAGCTACGATGTCGGCCGCAGCATCAGCCTGGGCGCATCGATCAAGTTCTGA
- a CDS encoding response regulator transcription factor has product MAVINILMTAEEVNAFDDFDNGEVRYIFGHLTSAGPQRLIEGSVCAFVDWVLDDLSGLEMCRRLRADPRTTDAHITMVLEICDAEDKRRALAAGVDDYVVGPVDRTVILDRVLALGTGRIAQVGSRPFRLGNLEIDLPALQARWDDKPITLRPNEFRLLRFFAENADRVLSRTELIVGLGKQDPPIDERTVDVWIGRLRRALRSVGAGEPIRTVRSLGYVYDSH; this is encoded by the coding sequence GTGGCCGTGATCAATATTCTGATGACTGCCGAAGAGGTCAACGCATTCGACGACTTCGACAATGGCGAAGTGCGCTATATTTTCGGCCACCTCACTTCAGCCGGACCGCAGCGTCTGATCGAAGGTTCTGTCTGCGCATTCGTGGACTGGGTCCTCGACGACCTGTCCGGCCTCGAGATGTGCCGACGCCTGCGGGCCGATCCGCGAACGACCGACGCACATATCACCATGGTCCTCGAGATCTGCGATGCCGAAGACAAGCGGCGCGCACTGGCTGCTGGTGTGGACGATTATGTTGTCGGCCCGGTCGATCGCACCGTGATTCTCGACCGCGTCCTTGCGCTCGGCACGGGCCGTATTGCTCAAGTCGGGTCGAGGCCGTTCAGACTGGGCAATCTCGAGATCGACTTGCCGGCCCTTCAGGCGCGCTGGGACGACAAGCCCATTACGCTGCGGCCCAATGAATTCCGCTTGCTGCGCTTCTTCGCCGAGAATGCCGACCGCGTGCTCAGTCGCACCGAACTGATCGTCGGGTTGGGCAAGCAGGATCCCCCGATCGACGAACGGACTGTCGATGTGTGGATCGGACGCCTGCGCCGCGCGCTGCGCAGTGTCGGTGCCGGCGAACCGATCCGGACCGTGCGCTCGCTCGGCTACGTCTACGACAGCCACTGA
- a CDS encoding aldo/keto reductase codes for MEYTNLGPSGLKVSRLCLGCMSYGDTTKGWHGDWVLGEDESRPFIREAVEAGINFFDTANMYSKGASEEVIGKLLPEFTHRDEIVLATKAFLPWRNTPNAGGNSRKSLFQAIDDSLGRLKMDYVDLFQIHRWDHSTPIEETMEALHDIVKSGKARYIGASSMAAWQFAKAQEVARSMGWTSFISMQNHVNLLYREEEREMIPLCEDQGVAIIPWSPLARGKLARAWDESTVRSETDGFGKTLYTQNVDADRDVIEAVGAIADARGTSRATVALAWHFAKGITAPIIGATKPGHIGAAVDAMSLDLTEEEVERLENPYLPKVPVGVVSTAPSFGKVTLKNG; via the coding sequence ATGGAATACACCAACCTCGGCCCCAGCGGCCTCAAGGTATCGCGCCTGTGCCTCGGCTGCATGAGCTATGGCGACACGACCAAGGGCTGGCACGGCGACTGGGTGCTCGGCGAGGACGAAAGCCGACCCTTCATCAGAGAGGCGGTGGAGGCGGGGATCAACTTCTTCGACACGGCCAACATGTATTCGAAGGGTGCGTCCGAAGAGGTGATCGGCAAGCTGCTGCCCGAATTCACGCACCGTGACGAAATCGTTCTCGCTACCAAGGCATTCCTGCCGTGGCGCAACACGCCCAATGCGGGCGGCAATTCGAGGAAGAGCCTGTTCCAGGCGATCGACGACAGCCTCGGCCGTCTCAAGATGGATTATGTCGACCTGTTCCAGATCCACCGGTGGGATCACTCGACCCCGATCGAGGAAACGATGGAGGCGCTCCACGACATCGTGAAGTCCGGCAAGGCGCGTTACATCGGCGCATCTTCCATGGCGGCGTGGCAGTTCGCCAAGGCGCAGGAAGTGGCGCGCAGCATGGGATGGACCAGCTTCATCTCGATGCAGAACCACGTGAACCTGCTCTACCGCGAAGAAGAGCGCGAGATGATCCCGCTGTGCGAAGACCAGGGCGTCGCGATCATTCCTTGGTCGCCGCTGGCGCGCGGGAAGCTCGCCCGGGCATGGGACGAAAGCACGGTCCGCAGCGAGACGGATGGCTTCGGCAAGACGCTCTACACGCAGAATGTCGATGCCGACCGCGATGTGATCGAGGCGGTCGGCGCGATTGCGGATGCGCGCGGCACCTCGCGTGCAACCGTTGCGCTGGCATGGCATTTCGCCAAGGGCATCACGGCCCCGATCATCGGCGCGACCAAGCCCGGTCACATCGGTGCGGCGGTCGATGCCATGTCGCTCGACCTGACCGAAGAAGAGGTCGAACGGCTGGAAAACCCCTACCTCCCGAAGGTGCCTGTGGGCGTGGTCTCGACCGCTCCGTCGTTCGGCAAGGTGACGCTGAAAAACGGCTGA
- a CDS encoding SDR family NAD(P)-dependent oxidoreductase, giving the protein MTDPLDYSGKTVLVVGGTSGIGNGIAQAFRAAGATVHVTGTRGSEQDYPDSDMEGLSFHSLDVSDRDAVDAFDWPDTLDVVVLCQGIARYGREEFTREGWDAVMEVNLDSLLDCANATRQKLADTGGSLIIVSSIGGYRGLVGNPAYGASKAGAISMVKSLGVAFGAEGIRVNGIAPGYVHTKINDVFLKDEKFQKQTIAATPRGRLGLPEDMAGAALFLASPLADFIVGQTISVDGGLSVAG; this is encoded by the coding sequence ATGACCGATCCGCTCGATTATTCCGGCAAGACCGTCCTCGTGGTGGGGGGAACGAGCGGGATCGGTAACGGCATCGCGCAAGCCTTCCGCGCTGCGGGTGCGACGGTCCATGTCACCGGCACACGCGGCTCTGAGCAGGACTATCCCGATAGCGATATGGAAGGCCTTTCCTTCCACTCACTCGATGTCTCGGACCGCGACGCGGTCGATGCTTTCGACTGGCCCGATACGCTCGACGTGGTTGTGCTGTGCCAGGGCATTGCGCGCTATGGACGCGAGGAATTCACCCGCGAGGGCTGGGATGCTGTGATGGAGGTCAATCTCGACAGCCTGCTCGACTGCGCGAATGCCACGCGCCAGAAGCTCGCCGACACCGGCGGTTCGCTGATTATCGTGAGCTCGATCGGCGGGTATCGTGGCCTCGTCGGCAACCCGGCTTATGGGGCTAGCAAGGCGGGTGCGATCAGCATGGTGAAGTCGCTTGGGGTCGCCTTCGGGGCGGAGGGCATCCGCGTAAACGGCATTGCTCCGGGCTATGTCCACACGAAGATCAACGACGTGTTCCTGAAAGACGAGAAGTTCCAGAAGCAGACCATCGCCGCCACGCCCCGCGGCCGGCTGGGCCTGCCCGAGGATATGGCGGGTGCTGCGCTTTTCCTTGCCTCGCCGCTCGCCGATTTCATTGTCGGCCAGACGATCAGCGTCGATGGCGGCCTGAGCGTGGCTGGTTGA
- a CDS encoding acyl-CoA dehydrogenase family protein, giving the protein MLDTARRFAYNDDHEAFRDTVRKVFAEHMVPFLDKHEEEGIVGREAWKALGEAGMLCPTVAEENGGLGLDFGFNCVIAEELSYMGSSAGFTLQNDITVNYFERLGTEEQKKKYLPGMVSGDIITAIAMTEPGAGSDLQGVRTTAKLDGDEWVINGSKTYITNGQNADCVIVVCKTDPSQGAKGTSLILVDAGTPGFERGRNLDKIGQHAADTSELFFNDCRVPKENLLGGEGRGFVHLMEELPQERLSIAVGAQAGAQRAFDEAVKFTKDRKAFGKTVFEFQNTKFTLADLAAKLQVGWAHLDWAIVRHLKGELTTDEASAAKLWHTDLQWECCDAALQLHGGAGYMNEYPIARLWRDARVQRIYGGTNEIMKEVVSRAI; this is encoded by the coding sequence ATGCTCGATACTGCCAGGCGCTTTGCCTATAATGATGACCACGAAGCCTTCCGCGACACGGTGCGCAAGGTTTTTGCCGAACACATGGTCCCTTTCCTCGACAAGCACGAGGAAGAGGGCATCGTCGGACGCGAGGCATGGAAAGCGCTGGGCGAAGCGGGCATGCTCTGCCCGACCGTGGCCGAGGAGAACGGGGGGCTCGGCCTCGACTTCGGCTTCAACTGCGTGATTGCAGAGGAACTCAGCTACATGGGGTCGTCTGCCGGCTTCACCCTGCAGAACGACATCACGGTGAACTACTTCGAACGCCTCGGCACCGAGGAGCAGAAGAAGAAATACCTGCCGGGCATGGTGTCGGGCGACATCATCACCGCCATCGCCATGACCGAACCGGGTGCTGGCTCCGACCTGCAGGGCGTGCGCACCACCGCCAAGCTCGATGGCGACGAATGGGTCATCAACGGCTCGAAGACCTATATCACCAACGGGCAGAATGCCGATTGCGTGATCGTGGTCTGCAAGACCGACCCTTCGCAGGGCGCCAAGGGGACCTCGCTGATCCTCGTCGATGCAGGAACGCCGGGCTTCGAACGCGGGCGCAACCTGGACAAGATCGGCCAGCATGCCGCCGATACGTCGGAGCTGTTCTTCAACGATTGCCGCGTGCCGAAAGAGAACCTGCTCGGCGGGGAAGGGCGGGGTTTCGTCCACCTTATGGAGGAGCTGCCTCAGGAACGCCTTTCGATTGCCGTCGGCGCGCAGGCAGGTGCCCAGCGCGCCTTCGACGAGGCGGTGAAGTTCACCAAGGACCGCAAGGCGTTCGGCAAGACCGTGTTCGAGTTTCAGAACACCAAGTTCACGCTTGCCGATCTCGCCGCCAAGCTGCAGGTCGGCTGGGCCCATCTCGACTGGGCGATCGTCCGCCATCTCAAGGGCGAACTCACAACCGATGAAGCCAGCGCGGCCAAGCTGTGGCACACCGATCTGCAGTGGGAATGCTGCGATGCCGCGCTCCAGCTGCATGGCGGGGCGGGCTACATGAACGAATATCCCATCGCGCGGCTTTGGCGTGATGCCCGCGTCCAGCGCATTTACGGCGGAACGAACGAGATCATGAAAGAAGTCGTCAGCCGCGCAATCTGA
- a CDS encoding NAD(P)H-dependent flavin oxidoreductase, which yields MKTRITEMFGIKHPIIQGGMHYVGFAEMAAAVSNAGGLGIITGLTQGTPEKLANEIARCKDMTDKPFGVNLTFLPTVNAPDYPGLVRTIIEGGVKIVETAGNNPAQVMPFFKDAGVKVIHKCTSVRHSLKAQSIGCDAVSVDGFECGGHPGEDDIPNMILLPRAADELEIPFVASGGMADGRSLVAALAMGADGMNMGTRFIATKEAPVHENVKQAIVAASELDTRLVMRPLRNTERVMTNDAVEELLKIEQEKGDDLKFEDIIEQVAGVYPRIMTEGDMDAGAWSCGMVAGLINDIPTCQELIDNIMSQAEDIITQRLAGFQNA from the coding sequence ATGAAAACCCGCATCACCGAAATGTTCGGCATCAAGCACCCCATCATCCAGGGTGGCATGCATTATGTCGGCTTTGCGGAAATGGCGGCAGCGGTTTCCAATGCGGGCGGTCTGGGCATCATTACCGGCCTCACGCAAGGCACGCCTGAAAAGCTCGCCAACGAGATCGCGCGCTGCAAGGACATGACCGACAAGCCCTTCGGCGTGAACCTGACCTTCCTGCCCACGGTCAACGCGCCGGATTATCCGGGGCTGGTGCGCACCATCATCGAAGGCGGCGTGAAGATCGTCGAGACGGCGGGTAACAACCCGGCGCAGGTCATGCCTTTCTTCAAGGATGCGGGCGTCAAGGTAATCCACAAGTGCACCAGCGTGCGCCACTCCCTGAAGGCACAGTCGATCGGCTGCGATGCGGTTTCGGTCGACGGCTTCGAATGCGGCGGCCATCCGGGCGAGGACGATATTCCGAACATGATCCTGCTGCCGCGCGCAGCGGACGAGCTTGAAATTCCCTTCGTCGCCAGCGGCGGCATGGCCGATGGCCGCAGCCTCGTCGCCGCACTCGCCATGGGCGCGGACGGCATGAACATGGGCACGCGCTTCATCGCGACCAAGGAAGCGCCGGTCCACGAGAACGTGAAGCAGGCGATCGTCGCGGCCAGCGAGCTCGACACCCGCCTCGTCATGCGCCCGCTGCGCAACACCGAGCGCGTGATGACCAATGACGCGGTCGAGGAATTGCTCAAGATCGAGCAGGAAAAGGGTGACGACCTCAAGTTCGAGGACATCATCGAACAGGTCGCAGGCGTCTATCCGCGCATCATGACCGAAGGCGACATGGATGCAGGCGCATGGTCCTGCGGCATGGTGGCAGGCCTGATCAACGATATCCCGACCTGCCAGGAACTGATCGACAACATCATGAGCCAGGCCGAGGACATCATCACCCAGCGCCTCGCCGGTTTCCAGAACGCCTGA
- a CDS encoding flavin reductase family protein yields MFDPLAFRSALGSFATGVTIVTARDASGAPVGLTANSFNSVSLDPPMVLWSLSLHSGSLPVFRDAENWAVHVLAADQQPMSDRFATPGVDKFDGLALADGPEGAPLIEGCAARFGCRARFEYEGGDHAIFLGEVLDFDRREAEPLIYHGGQYGRIMRAPTGADLEREGLAEDTGEKLSLTERGEQLLEALERVAKR; encoded by the coding sequence ATGTTCGATCCCCTCGCTTTCCGCAGCGCTCTCGGCTCCTTCGCTACCGGCGTGACCATCGTCACGGCGCGCGATGCGTCGGGCGCGCCGGTGGGCCTGACCGCCAACAGCTTCAACTCGGTCAGCCTCGACCCGCCGATGGTGCTGTGGAGCCTGTCGCTTCATTCGGGCAGCCTGCCGGTCTTCCGCGACGCGGAGAACTGGGCGGTCCATGTGCTTGCTGCCGACCAGCAGCCCATGTCCGACCGCTTCGCAACGCCCGGCGTCGACAAGTTCGACGGGCTGGCGCTGGCCGACGGTCCCGAGGGTGCTCCGCTTATCGAGGGATGTGCCGCGCGCTTCGGCTGCCGCGCGCGTTTCGAATACGAAGGTGGCGATCACGCCATCTTCCTTGGCGAAGTACTCGATTTCGACCGGCGCGAGGCGGAGCCGCTGATCTATCATGGCGGCCAGTACGGACGCATCATGCGCGCGCCGACGGGAGCCGATCTCGAGCGCGAAGGCTTAGCAGAAGACACGGGCGAAAAGCTTTCCCTTACGGAACGGGGGGAGCAATTGCTCGAGGCGCTGGAGCGGGTGGCGAAGCGCTAG
- a CDS encoding tryptophan halogenase family protein, with translation MAIERIVIVGGGTAGWMAAAALSRLRAGRDVSITLVESEAIGTVGVGEATIPPFVDFNRLLEIDEREMLAAVQGSFKLGIQFVNWGKQGDSYIHPFGNYGYEIDGVSFHHVWHRMRENGDQRPIQVFNLETMAAFFGKFARSEDYQKRGDLPPMNYAYHLDAGRYAAFLRSYAEKRGVVRQEGRIADVALDGESGYVTSVSLENGDQIEGDLFVDCSGFRGLLIEQALETGYEEWTNFLPCDRAVALPCKRDDGSGPPPFTRATAHSAGWQWQVPLQHRNGNGHVYCSTYMEDDEAHDILVRNLAGKPQAEPNFLRFTTGRRKKFWNKNVVALGLSAGFMEPLESTSIHLINTGVTKLISCLSLDGITQAQENAFNRLTGREYARIRDFLILHYNATTRDDSEFWNYCRTMEVPDTLKEKVELFKHTGQIFREEDELFTETSWAAVMLGQGIQLGGRNPMADVISTDTLSKEVTGIEQSIRWLVGQIPQHGDYLKQYCPAPA, from the coding sequence ATGGCTATCGAGCGTATCGTGATCGTTGGCGGCGGAACCGCCGGTTGGATGGCAGCGGCGGCCCTTTCGCGATTGCGTGCCGGGCGCGACGTCAGCATCACTCTGGTGGAATCCGAAGCGATCGGAACTGTCGGCGTGGGAGAGGCGACTATCCCGCCATTCGTCGATTTCAACCGCCTGCTCGAGATCGACGAGCGGGAGATGCTGGCTGCGGTGCAGGGCAGCTTCAAGCTGGGCATCCAGTTCGTGAACTGGGGCAAACAGGGCGACAGCTACATCCACCCATTCGGCAACTACGGCTACGAGATCGATGGCGTATCCTTCCACCATGTGTGGCACCGGATGCGGGAAAACGGTGATCAACGCCCGATTCAGGTCTTCAACCTCGAAACCATGGCTGCATTCTTCGGCAAGTTCGCTCGCAGCGAAGATTACCAGAAGCGCGGCGACCTGCCGCCGATGAACTATGCCTATCACCTCGACGCGGGCCGCTACGCCGCATTTCTGCGCAGCTACGCCGAGAAGCGCGGCGTGGTCCGTCAGGAAGGTCGGATTGCGGATGTCGCGCTCGACGGAGAGAGCGGCTATGTGACCAGCGTCTCGCTGGAAAACGGGGACCAGATCGAAGGCGACCTCTTCGTCGATTGCTCGGGCTTCCGCGGCCTTCTTATCGAGCAGGCGCTGGAGACAGGCTACGAGGAATGGACCAATTTCCTGCCGTGCGATCGTGCGGTGGCGCTGCCCTGCAAGCGTGACGACGGGAGCGGACCGCCCCCGTTCACGCGCGCAACGGCCCACAGCGCTGGCTGGCAGTGGCAGGTCCCGCTCCAGCATCGAAATGGCAATGGCCATGTCTACTGCAGCACCTATATGGAAGACGACGAGGCGCATGACATCCTCGTCAGGAATCTTGCCGGCAAGCCGCAGGCAGAACCGAACTTCTTGCGCTTCACAACCGGTCGCCGGAAGAAATTCTGGAACAAGAACGTCGTCGCGCTCGGACTGTCCGCGGGATTCATGGAGCCATTGGAATCGACGTCGATCCACTTGATCAACACCGGCGTGACCAAACTGATTTCCTGCCTGTCGCTGGATGGCATCACGCAGGCTCAGGAGAATGCGTTCAACCGCCTTACGGGGCGTGAATACGCGCGCATCCGCGACTTTCTCATCCTGCATTATAACGCGACAACGCGCGACGATTCCGAGTTCTGGAACTACTGCCGCACGATGGAAGTGCCCGATACGCTCAAAGAGAAGGTCGAGCTTTTCAAACACACGGGGCAGATCTTCCGCGAGGAAGACGAGCTGTTTACCGAGACGAGTTGGGCGGCGGTCATGCTGGGTCAGGGCATTCAGTTGGGCGGACGCAATCCGATGGCGGACGTCATCTCGACCGACACCCTCTCCAAGGAAGTCACCGGGATCGAACAGTCGATCCGCTGGCTGGTCGGGCAGATTCCCCAGCACGGCGATTACCTGAAGCAATATTGTCCCGCACCTGCGTGA